In one Lolium rigidum isolate FL_2022 chromosome 3, APGP_CSIRO_Lrig_0.1, whole genome shotgun sequence genomic region, the following are encoded:
- the LOC124696452 gene encoding putative serpin-Z8 codes for MDFRATVLTRDQRRSAVGRSGGLAALSAGLSRVLADKHPDSNIVFSPLSIYTALALVAAGARGPTLEEILSVLGARSREELDEFVGATRDALQDRSGSGGPRFAFACGVWSDLSCPLKPGFREAVVDGAYKVEASTVDFRGDHRGACRLINKWAARATNGLIDFVLSEGSVTPDTRVVLGNAVYFKGKWEEPFSKGDTEKAPFRRLRGGAVDVPFMHNGKHQFVAVHDGFKVLKLRYKMLDAFLTPTQFSMCIFLPDADDGLRSLIDAIASRPSFLHEHMPRRKIEVRDFRVPRFKLSFHQSVVDNLKELGLQLPFSPKADLSDMTEDDHSGFRQGLNNVIHKAIIEVNEEGTEAAAATMVCINPTASATPQPWVDFVADHPFAYFIVEEETGAVVFAGHVLDPSQCS; via the exons ATGGATTTCCGAGCAACCGTGCTGACGAGGGATCAGCGGCGGTCTGCCGTCGGCCGCTCCGGTGGCCTGGCGGCGCTCTCGGCCGGCCTCTCGCGTGTCCTCGCCGACAAGCACCCAGACAGCAACATCGTCTTCTCGCCGCTGTCCATCTACACCGCGCTGGCGCTCGTGGCCGCCGGCGCCCGCGGCCCCACTCTGGAGGAGATCCTCAGCGTCCTCGGCGCGCGGTCCCGCGAAGAGCTCGACGAGTTCGTCGGCGCGACGCGGGACGCGCTGCAGGACCGGTCGGGCTCCGGCGGCCCGCGGTTCGCGTTCGCGTGTGGCGTGTGGAGCGACCTGTCGTGCCCGCTCAAGCCCGGCTTCCGCGAGGCCGTGGTCGACGGCGCGTACAAGGTCGAGGCGTCCACCGTCGACTTCCGCGGCGATCACAGGGGAGCATGCCGGCTGATCAACAAGTGGGCGGCGCGCGCTACGAACGGCCTCATCGACTTCGTTCTCAGCGAAGGCTCCGTGACCCCGGACACCCGCGTCGTGCTCGGCAACGCCGTGTACTTCAAGGGCAAGTGGGAAGAACCCTTCAGCAAGGGAGACACGGAGAAGGCGCCGTTCCGCCGGCTACGCGGCGGCGCCGTCGACGTGCCCTTCATGCACAACGGGAAGCATCAGTTCGTAGCCGTGCACGACGGATTCAAGGTGCTAAAGCTTCGGTACAAGATGTTGGACGCCTTCTTAACAC CCACACAGTTCTCCATGTGCATCTTCCTCCCGGACGCCGACGACGGCCTGCGCAGCCTGATCGACGCCATCGCTTCACGTCCGAGCTTCCTGCACGAACACATGCCTCGTCGCAAGATCGAAGTCCGTGACTTCCGTGTGCCCAGGTTTAAGCTGTCCTTCCACCAAAGCGTCGTCGACAACCTGAAGGAGTTAGGCCTCCAACTTCCCTTCAGCCCCAAGGCCGACCTGTCCGACATGACGGAGGACGACCACTCCGGTTTCCGGCAGGGCCTGAACAACGTAATCCACAAGGCAATCATTGAGGTGAACGAGGAAGGCACTgaagctgccgccgccaccatggtTTGTATCAACCCTACAGCCTCCGCGACGCCGCAGCCATGGGTAGATTTTGTCGCTGATCATCCGTTCGCCTACTTCATTGTGGAGGAGGAGACTGGCGCCGTCGTCTTTGCCGGGCACGTCCTAGACCCGTCACAGTGTAGCTAG